In one window of Pseudomonas sp. IAC-BECa141 DNA:
- the rsmI gene encoding 16S rRNA (cytidine(1402)-2'-O)-methyltransferase produces the protein MAAFTDHEVCALTAPGPLNSAAGSLYVVATPIGNLDDISARALKILREVALIAAEDTRHSQRLMQHFGISTPLAACHEHNERDEGSRFITRLLAGDNVALISDAGTPLISDPGYHLVRQARAAGINVVPVPGACALIAALSAAGLPSDRFIFEGFLPAKAVGRKARLEAIKEEPRTLIFYEAPHRILECLQDMEAVFGADRPALLAREITKTFETLKGLPLSELRAFVEADSNQQRGECVVVVAGWTAPESEDAVSSEAMRILNLLLEEMPLKRAAALAAQITGERKNVLYQVALDQQKDA, from the coding sequence ATGGCGGCTTTTACCGATCATGAGGTGTGCGCTTTGACTGCTCCAGGTCCTTTGAATTCCGCTGCGGGCTCGCTTTATGTGGTGGCGACGCCCATCGGCAACCTGGATGACATCAGCGCCCGGGCGTTGAAGATCCTGCGCGAGGTGGCACTGATTGCTGCGGAAGATACGCGCCATTCCCAGCGCCTGATGCAGCACTTCGGCATCTCCACTCCGCTTGCAGCCTGCCACGAGCACAACGAGCGGGATGAAGGCAGTCGCTTCATTACCCGTCTGCTGGCGGGTGACAACGTCGCGCTGATTTCCGACGCCGGTACGCCGCTGATTTCCGATCCGGGCTATCACCTGGTGCGTCAGGCGCGTGCCGCCGGGATCAATGTGGTGCCGGTGCCGGGCGCATGCGCGTTGATCGCAGCGTTATCGGCTGCCGGCCTGCCGTCCGACCGTTTCATCTTCGAAGGCTTTCTTCCGGCCAAGGCCGTAGGGCGCAAAGCGCGCCTGGAAGCTATCAAGGAAGAACCGCGCACACTGATTTTCTACGAGGCGCCGCATCGTATTCTGGAGTGCCTGCAGGATATGGAGGCGGTATTCGGCGCTGATCGTCCGGCATTGCTCGCTCGTGAAATCACCAAGACCTTTGAAACACTCAAGGGATTGCCGCTGAGTGAGTTGCGGGCATTCGTCGAGGCCGACAGCAATCAACAGCGTGGCGAATGCGTCGTGGTGGTGGCGGGCTGGACCGCGCCGGAATCCGAAGACGCCGTCAGCAGCGAGGCGATGCGCATCCTCAATCTGTTGCTGGAAGAGATGCCGCTCAAGCGTGCGGCGGCCCTGGCGGCGCAAATCACCGGTGAGCGCAAAAACGTGCTGTATCAGGTGGCGCTGGATCAGCAAAAAGACGCGTAA
- a CDS encoding penicillin-binding protein activator has protein sequence MIACLRLFTALCLAALLAACASPPSSSLGELPRTPDATIEQLLEQAAQAKSPDKAALLRLSAADMAYRQGNAGQSAQILQQVPMDQLQPGQQAFASTLSAELAMTRNQPKAALTALSHPSLQRLSEMSVPLQVRAGTVHARALEADGQTLAAARERIFIAPMLEGEAASKNHEAIWTLIASLPADQLQANTTDDLGGWMSLALAVKTAGTLEQQQAAIDNWRNQHPKHPAAINLPLPLTKLKELASQPLSKIALLLPQDGQLASVGKALRDGFMAAHYQAQQAGQKPPAIEFYDSSKLTNLDEFYRKAQADGVQLVVGPLEKPLVKQLSTRPQLPITTLALNYSEGDQGPAQLFQFGLAAEDEAREVSRRARADGLHRAAIMVPKGEWGDRVLRAFSQDWQANGGSIVATERVDQPVQLAQQIADMFQLRQSEARAKSLQNAAGTNVAAQPSRRQDIEFIFLAATPQQAQQIKPTLNFQYAGDVPVYATSHVFSASGDVNQYNDMNGVRFCETPWLLETSDPLRQQVTAQWPQAAGSLGRLYAMGVDAYRLAPRLDQLKALPDSRIEGQSGSLGMTQSQRVVRQLPWAQFVSGQIQRLPDTPR, from the coding sequence ATGATCGCTTGCCTGCGGCTGTTCACTGCCCTCTGCCTCGCTGCCTTGCTGGCGGCTTGCGCCAGCCCCCCTTCCTCCAGCCTTGGCGAACTTCCACGGACCCCGGATGCCACCATCGAGCAACTGCTCGAACAGGCTGCCCAGGCCAAATCGCCGGACAAGGCTGCGCTGCTGCGCCTGAGTGCGGCAGACATGGCCTACCGTCAGGGCAATGCCGGACAGTCCGCGCAAATCCTGCAGCAAGTACCGATGGATCAACTCCAGCCTGGCCAGCAGGCGTTCGCCAGCACGCTGTCAGCTGAACTGGCCATGACCCGTAACCAGCCGAAAGCCGCGCTGACTGCCCTGAGCCATCCAAGCCTGCAACGCCTGAGCGAAATGTCCGTACCGCTGCAAGTTCGCGCCGGCACCGTTCACGCCCGCGCCCTTGAGGCCGACGGCCAGACTCTGGCCGCCGCCCGCGAGCGCATCTTCATCGCGCCGATGCTGGAGGGCGAAGCCGCCAGCAAGAACCACGAGGCGATCTGGACCCTGATCGCATCGCTGCCGGCCGATCAACTGCAAGCGAACACCACCGATGATCTCGGTGGCTGGATGAGCCTGGCCCTGGCAGTGAAAACCGCCGGCACTCTGGAACAACAGCAAGCCGCCATCGACAACTGGCGCAACCAGCATCCAAAACACCCGGCCGCGATCAATCTGCCTCTACCCCTGACCAAACTCAAGGAGTTGGCCAGCCAGCCCCTGAGCAAGATCGCCCTGCTGCTGCCACAGGACGGCCAACTGGCCTCGGTCGGCAAGGCCCTGCGTGACGGCTTCATGGCTGCGCACTACCAGGCTCAGCAAGCCGGCCAGAAACCACCAGCCATCGAGTTCTATGACAGCTCGAAGCTGACCAACCTCGACGAGTTCTACCGCAAGGCCCAGGCCGATGGCGTGCAACTGGTCGTCGGCCCGCTGGAGAAGCCGCTGGTCAAACAGTTGAGCACCCGTCCGCAACTGCCGATCACCACCCTCGCCCTGAACTACAGCGAAGGCGATCAAGGCCCGGCGCAATTGTTCCAGTTCGGCCTGGCCGCTGAGGACGAAGCCCGCGAAGTCTCCCGCCGCGCCCGTGCCGACGGCCTGCATCGCGCCGCCATCATGGTGCCGAAAGGCGAATGGGGCGACCGCGTTCTGCGTGCCTTCAGCCAGGACTGGCAGGCCAACGGCGGCAGCATCGTCGCCACCGAACGTGTCGACCAGCCGGTGCAACTGGCCCAGCAGATCGCCGACATGTTCCAGCTGCGTCAGAGCGAAGCCCGCGCCAAGAGCCTGCAGAACGCTGCCGGCACCAACGTTGCCGCCCAGCCTTCGCGTCGCCAGGACATCGAATTCATCTTCCTCGCCGCCACCCCGCAGCAGGCGCAGCAGATCAAGCCGACCCTGAACTTCCAGTACGCCGGTGACGTGCCGGTCTACGCAACCTCCCACGTGTTCAGCGCCAGCGGTGATGTCAACCAGTACAACGACATGAACGGCGTGCGCTTCTGCGAAACCCCATGGCTGCTGGAAACCAGCGACCCGCTGCGTCAGCAGGTCACCGCGCAATGGCCACAAGCCGCCGGCAGCCTCGGCCGTCTTTATGCGATGGGCGTCGATGCCTATCGCTTGGCGCCGCGCCTGGATCAGCTCAAGGCACTGCCGGACAGCCGCATCGAAGGTCAGTCGGGCAGCCTGGGCATGACCCAGTCCCAACGCGTCGTACGTCAGTTGCCATGGGCGCAGTTTGTCAGCGGCCAGATCCAGCGCCTGCCGGACACTCCACGCTGA
- a CDS encoding YraN family protein, which translates to MPDRSHLQSGKDAERQALEHLQCQGLRLLAQNWSCKRGELDLVMLDGDTVVFVEVRYRKNTQWGGALDSIDGRKRQKLIFAAQFFLQRESRWANSPCRFDVVAIDSHQGQLNWLQNAFDS; encoded by the coding sequence ATGCCCGACAGGTCACACCTGCAAAGCGGCAAGGATGCCGAGCGCCAGGCGCTCGAGCATCTGCAGTGCCAGGGTCTGCGCCTTCTGGCGCAGAACTGGTCATGCAAACGCGGTGAGCTTGATCTGGTCATGCTTGATGGCGATACAGTAGTATTCGTCGAGGTTCGTTACCGAAAGAACACTCAATGGGGCGGCGCACTCGATAGCATCGATGGGCGCAAACGGCAGAAACTGATTTTCGCCGCGCAGTTTTTTCTTCAGCGCGAGTCGCGTTGGGCCAATTCCCCCTGCCGCTTCGACGTGGTGGCCATCGACAGCCACCAGGGTCAGCTGAACTGGTTGCAGAATGCGTTCGACAGCTGA
- a CDS encoding phosphoheptose isomerase produces the protein MDMQSRIRQLFQASIDTKQQAMDVLAPHIEQASQVMVNALLNEGKMLSCGNGGSAGDAQHFSSELLNRFERERPSLPAIALTTDSSTITSIANDYSYNEVFSKQIRALGQPGDVLLAISTSGNSANIIQAIQAAHDREMIVVALTGRDGGGMASLLLPEDVEIRVPANVTARIQEVHLLAIHCLCDLIDSQLFGSEE, from the coding sequence ATGGACATGCAATCCCGAATTCGCCAGCTTTTCCAGGCCAGCATCGACACCAAGCAACAGGCGATGGACGTACTTGCACCGCACATCGAGCAAGCCAGCCAGGTGATGGTCAACGCCCTGCTCAACGAGGGCAAAATGCTCTCGTGCGGCAACGGCGGCTCGGCCGGCGATGCCCAGCACTTTTCTTCGGAACTGCTCAACCGTTTCGAACGTGAACGCCCCAGCCTGCCGGCGATCGCGCTGACCACCGACAGCTCGACCATCACCTCGATCGCCAACGACTACAGCTACAACGAAGTGTTCTCCAAGCAAATCCGCGCACTCGGCCAGCCGGGTGACGTGCTGCTGGCCATTTCGACCAGCGGCAACTCGGCGAACATTATTCAGGCGATCCAGGCCGCACATGATCGCGAAATGATTGTCGTAGCATTGACCGGACGCGACGGCGGCGGCATGGCTTCGCTGCTGCTGCCCGAAGACGTCGAGATTCGCGTACCGGCCAACGTCACCGCACGTATTCAGGAAGTCCACTTGCTGGCGATCCATTGCCTTTGCGATCTGATCGACAGCCAACTGTTCGGGAGTGAAGAATGA
- a CDS encoding BON domain-containing protein: MTPNRLGLLALTLCLGISGCTSVVNASREAPIEDDRGTRTFGSKIDDSLIETKVGVNVAKADPALDNDSHIVVTSFNGVVLLAGQTPRADLKEKAEQAAANVQRVKKVHNELQVIPPSGFIARQNDSWLTTKIKTQMLTDASIPGSRIKVVTENGIVYLLGLLTKQEAAQATNLVQGVSGVQKIVKLFEYID, from the coding sequence ATGACCCCTAATCGCCTTGGCCTTCTGGCCTTGACCCTGTGCCTCGGCATCAGCGGCTGCACGTCGGTGGTGAATGCCAGCCGTGAAGCGCCGATCGAAGACGACCGTGGTACCCGCACATTCGGCAGCAAGATCGATGACTCGCTGATCGAAACCAAAGTCGGCGTCAACGTGGCCAAGGCCGATCCGGCCCTGGACAACGACTCGCACATTGTCGTCACCAGCTTCAACGGCGTCGTGCTGCTGGCCGGCCAGACCCCGCGTGCAGACCTCAAGGAAAAGGCCGAACAAGCCGCCGCCAACGTTCAGCGCGTGAAAAAGGTCCATAACGAACTGCAAGTAATCCCCCCTTCCGGCTTCATTGCCCGCCAGAACGATTCGTGGCTGACCACCAAGATCAAGACCCAGATGCTCACCGATGCCAGCATTCCCGGCTCGCGCATCAAGGTCGTGACCGAGAACGGTATCGTCTATCTGCTGGGCCTGCTGACCAAACAGGAAGCCGCCCAGGCGACCAACCTGGTTCAGGGTGTTTCCGGTGTGCAGAAGATTGTGAAGCTATTCGAGTACATCGACTGA
- a CDS encoding ClpXP protease specificity-enhancing factor encodes MNSSRPYLVRALYEWIVDNDCTPHMLVNSEYPAVQVPQGFASDGQIVLNISPSAVRHLHMDNDVVTFEGRFGGVPHSLYVPIAAILGIYARENGQGMVFDLESPMDDGDEIEQDDDVPPPDSEPPRPSGRPSLKVVK; translated from the coding sequence ATGAACTCCAGTCGACCTTATCTGGTCCGCGCGCTCTACGAGTGGATTGTGGATAACGATTGCACCCCGCACATGCTGGTCAATTCCGAATACCCGGCAGTGCAGGTGCCGCAGGGTTTTGCCAGCGACGGGCAAATTGTCCTGAACATTTCGCCAAGTGCCGTGCGGCACTTGCACATGGACAACGACGTTGTGACCTTTGAAGGTCGCTTCGGCGGCGTCCCGCACAGCCTTTATGTGCCGATTGCTGCAATCCTGGGGATCTACGCCCGGGAAAACGGTCAGGGCATGGTGTTCGATCTGGAGTCGCCGATGGATGACGGAGACGAGATCGAGCAGGATGACGATGTTCCTCCACCGGACAGCGAGCCACCGCGCCCAAGCGGCCGGCCAAGCCTGAAAGTGGTGAAGTAA
- a CDS encoding glutathione S-transferase N-terminal domain-containing protein, with product MGVTNRLACYSDPADHYSHRVRIVLAEKGVSAEIIFVEAGRQPPKLIEVNPYGSLPTLVDRDLALWESTVVMEYLDERYPHPPLMPVYPVARANSRLLIHRIQRDWCGLVDLILDSRTKEAARAVARKELRESLTGVSPLFADKPFFLSEEQSLVDCCLLPILWRLPILGIELPRQAKPLLDYMERQFAREAFQASLSGVERDMR from the coding sequence ATGGGCGTGACCAATCGGTTGGCCTGTTACTCCGACCCCGCCGACCACTATTCCCACCGAGTGCGCATCGTGCTTGCAGAGAAGGGTGTCAGCGCCGAAATCATTTTTGTGGAGGCTGGTCGTCAGCCGCCTAAACTGATTGAAGTGAACCCTTACGGCAGTCTGCCCACGCTGGTCGATCGTGACTTGGCGTTGTGGGAGTCGACCGTGGTGATGGAGTACCTGGATGAGCGTTACCCGCATCCGCCATTGATGCCTGTGTACCCGGTGGCGCGTGCCAACAGCCGTCTGCTGATTCACCGCATTCAGCGCGACTGGTGTGGTCTGGTGGATCTGATTCTGGATTCGCGCACCAAGGAAGCGGCTCGTGCCGTGGCGCGCAAGGAATTGCGCGAAAGCCTGACGGGCGTGTCGCCGCTGTTTGCCGACAAGCCGTTTTTCCTCAGTGAGGAACAAAGTCTGGTGGATTGCTGCCTATTGCCAATACTCTGGCGTTTACCGATTCTGGGTATAGAACTGCCGCGGCAGGCCAAGCCGCTGCTTGATTATATGGAGCGTCAGTTTGCGCGTGAGGCTTTCCAGGCGAGTCTGTCTGGTGTCGAACGCGACATGCGCTAA
- a CDS encoding cytochrome c1, giving the protein MKKLFFALIFAALPVLSFAAEHGGPELEKVDIDVSDKAALQDGARTFANYCMGCHSAKFQRYERVADDLGIPHELMLEKLVFTGAKIGDHMNIGMQPADAKTWFGAAPPDLTLVARVRGTDWLYGYLRSFYEDPARPWGVNNKVFPNVGMPNVLVGLQGRQVVGCKQVQIVEDGKKQYDPLTGTPLTHEACDQLTIVPKTGTLNEEQFDEKVKNLVTFLAYSANPVKLQHQRIGTYVLLYLAFFFVFAYLLKREYWKDVH; this is encoded by the coding sequence ATGAAAAAGTTATTTTTTGCTCTGATTTTTGCTGCTCTGCCAGTGCTGTCCTTTGCCGCCGAACACGGTGGTCCGGAACTGGAAAAGGTCGACATCGACGTTTCCGACAAGGCTGCCCTGCAGGATGGTGCGCGTACTTTCGCCAACTATTGCATGGGTTGCCACAGTGCCAAGTTCCAGCGTTACGAGCGTGTGGCCGATGACCTCGGAATCCCGCACGAACTGATGCTGGAAAAACTGGTGTTCACCGGCGCCAAGATCGGCGATCACATGAACATCGGCATGCAGCCGGCCGACGCCAAGACCTGGTTCGGCGCAGCGCCGCCTGACCTGACCCTGGTGGCTCGTGTTCGCGGCACCGACTGGCTCTACGGTTACCTCAGGTCGTTCTACGAAGATCCTGCGCGTCCATGGGGCGTGAACAACAAGGTCTTCCCGAACGTCGGCATGCCTAACGTGCTGGTCGGCCTGCAAGGTCGTCAGGTTGTGGGTTGCAAACAGGTACAGATCGTCGAAGACGGCAAGAAACAATATGACCCGCTGACCGGTACGCCTCTGACTCATGAAGCGTGCGATCAACTGACCATCGTGCCGAAAACCGGAACCCTCAACGAAGAGCAGTTCGATGAGAAGGTCAAGAATCTGGTAACCTTCCTGGCTTACTCGGCTAACCCGGTTAAGCTGCAACATCAGCGCATCGGTACTTACGTCTTGCTGTACCTGGCGTTCTTCTTTGTGTTCGCCTACCTGCTCAAGCGTGAATACTGGAAAGACGTGCACTGA
- a CDS encoding cytochrome b, which yields MSKFMDWVDARFPATKMWEDHLSKYYAPKNFNFFYFFGSLALLVLVNQIVTGVWLTMSYTPSAEEAFASVEYIMRDVEYGSILRLLHSTGASAFFIVVYLHMFRGLLYGSYQKPRELVWVFGMLIYLALMAEAFMGYLLPWGQMSYWGAQVIISLFGAIPVIGNDLTQWIRGDYLISGITLNRFFALHVVALPIVILGLVVLHILALHEVGSNNPDGVDIKKHKDENGVPLDGIAFHPYYTVKDIVGVVVFLFIFCFIVFFFPEMGGYFLEKPNFEQANPFKTPEHIAPVWYFTPFYAILRAVPDKLMGVIAMGAAIAVLFVLPWLDRSPVKSMRYKGWMSKIWLVVFCISFVILGILGVLAPTPGRTLLSQVCTFLYFAYFILMPFYTRLEKTKPVPERVTG from the coding sequence ATGAGCAAGTTCATGGATTGGGTTGATGCGCGCTTCCCCGCCACCAAAATGTGGGAAGACCATCTCAGCAAATATTACGCTCCAAAAAACTTCAACTTCTTCTACTTCTTCGGCTCGCTGGCGCTGCTCGTTCTGGTCAACCAGATCGTCACCGGTGTCTGGCTGACCATGAGCTACACCCCGTCGGCGGAAGAAGCGTTCGCTTCTGTCGAATACATCATGCGCGACGTCGAGTACGGTTCGATCCTGCGTCTGCTGCACTCCACCGGCGCTTCGGCGTTCTTCATCGTGGTCTATCTGCACATGTTCCGTGGTCTGCTCTACGGTTCGTACCAGAAACCCCGTGAGCTGGTGTGGGTCTTCGGCATGCTGATCTATCTGGCGCTGATGGCCGAAGCCTTCATGGGTTACCTGCTGCCGTGGGGCCAGATGTCCTACTGGGGTGCCCAAGTGATCATCTCGCTGTTCGGCGCGATCCCGGTCATCGGCAACGACCTGACCCAGTGGATCCGTGGTGACTACCTGATTTCCGGGATCACCTTGAACCGCTTCTTCGCCCTGCACGTGGTTGCCCTGCCGATCGTGATTCTCGGTCTGGTGGTGCTGCACATCCTGGCGTTGCACGAAGTCGGTTCGAACAACCCGGACGGCGTGGACATCAAGAAACACAAGGACGAAAACGGTGTTCCGCTGGACGGCATCGCCTTCCACCCGTACTACACCGTGAAAGATATCGTCGGCGTTGTGGTGTTCCTGTTTATCTTCTGCTTCATTGTGTTCTTCTTCCCGGAAATGGGCGGCTACTTCCTCGAAAAACCTAACTTCGAGCAAGCCAACCCGTTCAAGACGCCTGAGCACATTGCACCGGTCTGGTACTTCACACCGTTCTACGCAATCTTGCGTGCGGTCCCTGACAAGCTCATGGGCGTTATCGCCATGGGCGCAGCGATTGCGGTGCTGTTCGTTCTGCCGTGGCTCGACCGCAGTCCGGTCAAGTCGATGCGCTACAAAGGCTGGATGAGCAAAATCTGGCTGGTGGTGTTCTGCATTTCGTTCGTGATCCTCGGCATTCTGGGCGTTCTGGCCCCGACGCCAGGCCGTACGCTGTTGTCGCAGGTCTGCACCTTCCTGTACTTCGCCTACTTCATTCTGATGCCGTTCTACACCAGGCTCGAGAAGACCAAACCGGTTCCGGAAAGGGTGACTGGCTGA
- the petA gene encoding ubiquinol-cytochrome c reductase iron-sulfur subunit: protein MSNDGVNAGRRRFLVAATSVVGAAGAVGAAVPFVGSWFPSAKAKAAGAPVKVNVSKIEPGQQMIAEWRGQPVFIVRRTEEILGNLKKIEGQLSDPTSKNSTQPTYVDPEVRSIKPEILLLIGICTHLGCSPTFRPEVAPADLGKDWVGGYFCPCHGSHYDLAGRVYKSQPAPLNLPVPPHSYETDELIVIGVDTEKA from the coding sequence ATGAGCAATGACGGCGTGAATGCAGGCCGGCGTCGCTTCTTGGTAGCAGCCACATCCGTGGTGGGTGCTGCAGGAGCGGTGGGGGCTGCGGTCCCGTTCGTGGGGTCATGGTTTCCCAGTGCCAAGGCGAAGGCTGCCGGAGCACCGGTGAAAGTGAATGTCAGCAAAATCGAGCCAGGGCAGCAGATGATTGCTGAATGGCGCGGCCAGCCGGTGTTCATTGTCCGCCGTACCGAGGAAATCCTGGGGAATCTCAAAAAGATCGAGGGCCAGCTCTCCGATCCGACCTCCAAAAACTCCACGCAACCCACTTATGTCGACCCAGAAGTGCGATCGATCAAGCCGGAAATCCTCCTGCTGATCGGGATCTGTACTCACCTGGGTTGCTCACCGACCTTCCGTCCCGAAGTTGCACCCGCGGATCTGGGCAAAGACTGGGTAGGCGGCTATTTCTGCCCTTGCCACGGTTCCCACTACGATCTGGCTGGCCGCGTCTACAAGTCGCAACCTGCGCCTTTGAACCTGCCAGTACCCCCGCATTCCTATGAGACCGATGAGCTGATTGTCATTGGCGTCGATACGGAGAAAGCGTGA
- the rpsI gene encoding 30S ribosomal protein S9 — MSATQNYGTGRRKTATARVFLRPGTGNISINNRSLDTFFGRETARMVVRQPLELTETVEKFDIYVTVIGGGVSGQAGAIRHGITRALMDYDETLRSALRKAGFVTRDAREVERKKVGLRKARKRPQYSKR; from the coding sequence ATGTCGGCGACTCAAAATTACGGCACTGGCCGTCGCAAGACCGCAACCGCACGCGTTTTCCTGCGTCCGGGTACTGGTAACATCTCCATCAACAACCGCTCGCTGGACACGTTCTTCGGTCGCGAAACTGCCCGCATGGTAGTTCGTCAGCCGCTGGAGCTGACTGAGACTGTCGAGAAGTTCGACATCTACGTCACCGTCATCGGTGGTGGTGTAAGTGGTCAGGCTGGCGCAATCCGCCACGGCATCACTCGCGCTCTGATGGACTACGACGAAACCCTGCGTAGCGCTCTGCGCAAAGCTGGCTTCGTTACTCGCGACGCCCGTGAAGTTGAACGTAAGAAAGTTGGTCTGCGTAAAGCGCGTAAGCGTCCGCAGTACTCGAAGCGTTAA
- the rplM gene encoding 50S ribosomal protein L13 — protein sequence MKTFTAKPETVKRDWFVVDAAGQTLGRLATEIASRLRGKHKPEYTPHVDTGDYIVVINAEQIRVTGAKTTDKMYYSHSGFPGGIKSINFEKLIAKAPERVIETAVKGMLPKNPLGRDMYRKLKVYAGAAHPHTAQQPQELKI from the coding sequence ATGAAAACTTTTACTGCTAAACCGGAAACAGTAAAGCGCGACTGGTTTGTCGTCGACGCTGCTGGTCAGACCCTGGGTCGTCTGGCCACCGAAATCGCGAGCCGTCTGCGTGGCAAGCACAAGCCTGAGTACACTCCTCACGTTGACACCGGCGACTACATCGTCGTAATCAACGCCGAGCAGATCCGTGTTACCGGCGCTAAAACCACTGACAAAATGTACTACTCCCACTCCGGTTTCCCGGGCGGTATCAAGTCGATCAACTTTGAAAAGCTGATCGCCAAGGCCCCTGAGCGCGTGATCGAGACCGCGGTTAAAGGCATGCTGCCTAAAAACCCACTGGGTCGCGACATGTACCGTAAGCTGAAAGTCTATGCGGGCGCTGCACACCCTCATACTGCTCAGCAGCCCCAAGAACTGAAGATTTAA
- a CDS encoding NADP(H)-dependent aldo-keto reductase, translating to MDYRQLGRTDLNVSAICLGTMTWGEQNTEAEAFAQIERAKEAGINFLDTAEMYPVPPKAETYATTERYIGNYFKSRGDRADWILASKIAGPGNTIDYIRDKNLRHNRQHITEAVDASLKRLQTDYIDLYQLHWPERSTNFFGQLGYKHQTEANLTPLEDTLEALDEQVKAGKIRHIGLSNETPWGTMRFLALAEARGWPRAVSIQNPYNLLNRSFEIGLAEIAIREQCGLLAYSPLAFGFLSGKYEGGARPPKGRLSLYSRFSRYFNPQSEVACSRYVALAREHGLDPAQMALAFVNQQPFVTSNIIGATTLEQLDSNIASYELKLSKEVLEGIEAIHKDHPNPAP from the coding sequence ATGGACTATCGCCAGCTAGGCCGTACCGACCTGAACGTGAGTGCAATCTGCCTCGGCACCATGACCTGGGGCGAGCAAAACACTGAAGCTGAAGCCTTCGCCCAGATCGAACGGGCAAAAGAGGCCGGGATCAACTTCCTCGACACCGCCGAGATGTACCCGGTGCCACCGAAAGCCGAAACCTACGCCACCACCGAGCGCTACATCGGCAATTACTTCAAGAGCCGCGGCGACCGCGCCGACTGGATCCTCGCCAGCAAGATCGCCGGCCCCGGCAACACCATCGACTACATCCGCGACAAGAACCTGCGCCACAACCGCCAGCACATCACCGAAGCGGTGGACGCCAGCCTCAAGCGCCTGCAGACCGACTACATCGATCTGTACCAATTGCACTGGCCGGAGCGTAGCACCAACTTTTTCGGACAACTGGGCTACAAGCACCAGACCGAAGCCAACCTGACGCCGCTTGAAGACACACTCGAAGCACTCGATGAGCAAGTGAAGGCCGGCAAGATCCGCCACATCGGTCTGTCCAATGAAACGCCGTGGGGCACCATGCGCTTTCTCGCTCTGGCCGAAGCCCGTGGCTGGCCGCGCGCGGTGTCGATCCAGAACCCGTACAACCTGCTCAACCGCAGCTTCGAGATCGGCCTGGCGGAAATCGCCATCCGCGAACAGTGCGGCCTGCTCGCCTATTCGCCGCTGGCGTTCGGTTTCCTGTCGGGCAAGTACGAAGGCGGGGCGCGTCCGCCGAAAGGCCGTCTTAGCCTCTACAGCCGTTTCAGTCGCTACTTCAACCCGCAATCGGAAGTGGCGTGCAGCCGTTACGTGGCCCTCGCCCGGGAACATGGCCTGGATCCGGCACAAATGGCCCTGGCGTTTGTAAATCAGCAACCGTTCGTCACCAGTAACATCATCGGTGCGACGACGCTGGAGCAACTGGACAGCAACATCGCCAGCTACGAACTGAAACTATCGAAGGAAGTACTGGAAGGGATCGAAGCGATCCACAAGGATCATCCGAATCCGGCGCCGTAA